The sequence below is a genomic window from Lelliottia sp. JS-SCA-14.
CAGTTCTTTATCACCGGCGCTTTCCCTGGCTGCGACGTGCCCGTCCATCATCAGGAAAAAATGGGCACCATGGACCCGACCTTTAACCCGGTGATCACCGACAATTCGCCGGAGTTTCGCGAAAAAGCGGTCAAAGCGATGGAGACCGAGCGTCAGGGCATGAAGCTCGATGAGAGCTACAAGCTGCTGGAGCAGATCACCCAATACACCGATTCCCCGTCCTGCAAAGAGAAAAAAGTGTGCTCTCTGACGGAGGCCAAAGACACCTTCACCGCCGACTATGAAAAAGAGCCGAGCGTCTCCGGCCCGCTGAAAGTGGGTAACTCGCTGGTGGATGCGTTCACGCTGCAATACTACGAAGGCTTCCCGCTGGATCAGGTGGCGTGGGGCGAAATCAAAACCGATCAGCAGTGGCGCGTGCTGTCACAGCTGAAAAATGGCTATCAGGATTCCCTGTTCACCTCCACCGAAGTGGCGCGCAACGTCGCCAAACCGCTGGTGAAATACATCGATAACGCGCTGGTCACCGATCAGGCGAAAGCGCCAAAAATCACCGTGCTGGTGGGGCATGACTCCAACATCGCTTCGCTGCTGACGGCGCTGGATTTCAAGCCGTACCAGCTGCATGACCAGCACGAGCGCACGCCGATTGGCGGGAAGATTGTCTTCCAGCGCTGGCATGATAAAAACGCGAATCGTGAGCTGATGAAAATTGAGTATGTCTACCAAAGCTCAGAGCAGCTGCGCAACGCCGATGTGCTGTCGCTGAAATCTCCGGCGCAGCGCGTGACGCTTGAGCTGAAAGGATGCCCGGTCGATACCAACGGTTTCTGCCCGATTGATAAATTTAATACCCTGATGAACGACGCGGCAAAATAAGTGGAAAACCCCCCGCGCTGGCGGGGGGAAACGGTCAGACGTTTTTACGTTCGATGGTTTGCTCGCCCCAGAAGAGCGAGTCTTTGTCTGTTTTGTCGAAGGCACGGACCAGCACTTCATCGCTCCCGTCCTCCCAGATTTTCTCCGCCAGCTTCTCATCGTATTTCGCGACTTCAAAGATGGCCTCGGCAATTTCTGGAGAGGTATTACGTAAACTTGCCCACTCACCGACGTGATGAGCTTTGGATTGTTGAGTTGGCATGCTTGTCCTCCTGTTGAGGTTAACCGTTCAGTTTTTTAGCGAGGCCCGCGACGTGCTCACCCTGATAACGGGCGATGGCCAGCTCTTCCTGGCTTGGCTGACGCGAACCGTCGCCGCCAGCAATGGTGGTCGCGCCGTACGGAGTCCCGCCGCGCACCTGTGAAACATCAAACAATTCCTGCGCGCCGTAGCCGATCGGCACAATCACCATCCCATGGTGTGCAAGGGTCGTCCAGGTGGAGGTGATGGTCTGCTCCTGGCCGCCGCCGGTCCCGGTTGAGCTAAAGACGCTGGCGAGTTTCCCGTACAGGGCGCCAGAGGCCCACAGCCCGCCGGTCTGATCCAGGAAGGTCCGCATTTGCCCGGACATATTGCCAAAGCGCGTTGGGGTACCAAAGATGATGGCGTCATAGTCGGCCAGCTCTTGCGGGGTCGCCTGCGGGGCATTTTGTGTTTTCCCGCCCGCTTTCAGGAACGCTTCGGCGTTCATGGTTTCCGGTACGCGTTTCACCACGACCTCAACTCCGTCAACTTTACTTGCGCCTTCCGCCACCGCA
It includes:
- a CDS encoding YccJ family protein translates to MPTQQSKAHHVGEWASLRNTSPEIAEAIFEVAKYDEKLAEKIWEDGSDEVLVRAFDKTDKDSLFWGEQTIERKNV
- the wrbA gene encoding NAD(P)H:quinone oxidoreductase is translated as MAKVLVLYYSMYGHIETMAHAVAEGASKVDGVEVVVKRVPETMNAEAFLKAGGKTQNAPQATPQELADYDAIIFGTPTRFGNMSGQMRTFLDQTGGLWASGALYGKLASVFSSTGTGGGQEQTITSTWTTLAHHGMVIVPIGYGAQELFDVSQVRGGTPYGATTIAGGDGSRQPSQEELAIARYQGEHVAGLAKKLNG
- the agp gene encoding bifunctional glucose-1-phosphatase/inositol phosphatase — encoded protein: MRKALLAIAVAGTLTMTSGAQAQTAPEGYQLQQVLIMSRHNLRAPLANNGSVLEQSTPGKWPEWDVPGGQLTTKGGVLEVYMGHYMREWLAEQGMVTSGECPPADAVYTYANSLQRTVATAQFFITGAFPGCDVPVHHQEKMGTMDPTFNPVITDNSPEFREKAVKAMETERQGMKLDESYKLLEQITQYTDSPSCKEKKVCSLTEAKDTFTADYEKEPSVSGPLKVGNSLVDAFTLQYYEGFPLDQVAWGEIKTDQQWRVLSQLKNGYQDSLFTSTEVARNVAKPLVKYIDNALVTDQAKAPKITVLVGHDSNIASLLTALDFKPYQLHDQHERTPIGGKIVFQRWHDKNANRELMKIEYVYQSSEQLRNADVLSLKSPAQRVTLELKGCPVDTNGFCPIDKFNTLMNDAAK